The genomic interval taaaattatattttttaattgataaaattataaatttacaaatttatttttatattaaaaaattattaaaagttaattagattgatttatttataaattaaataactttattatttttattttttataattaatataattattatataatttttttatttaaaaatatatatttattactattatttatatttattcttataaataattaattctgttattttataataaatatttttttacaattttaattatatgtttatatttgaattataatcttattttaaataaaaataataataattttagtttaaaataaaacaactaACCTAAACTATAAAGCAACTTTCGTTGCAATTCTCTCCATCCACGCGAAGAAAGTTTTAAACAGAAATTTTTTTCGTTTTTcgtgtttttatattatttaatacttcGTTTTTCGTGTTTTATTCACAAACAGTAAATCAGCTCCTTTCTGCTCCCAAAAACAAACGGAGTCTTAAGCtctgtttggattgaggagggGATTTGTGAGGAGGGAGcgagtggatttgtgaggattagaGAGGATGAGTGAGAatatgtgaggttgtttggatttagggatgatagagtggatttgtgaggatggtttattgtaagtttacaaatttgtctttgttattaaaataatgaattatgattttttttaataggtttgaattaattaaattttttaatatataatattcataattacttatgttttataataaaaaattaaaaaatataatagaaaatatttttgtgttaaattgaaataaaattattaaatacattaaaatttatgaaaataatatttattattatatttatttattattttatataactatatatattttgttaatattataattttttttgtatatttttatttttattatttataattgtatgttgttattaatagtataattaaatatttttgaacttataaataaatttatgtaatatttaattttgatattttaataaaatgcaTGTCTAAGGGTATTTTGGTAAAATACAACTATCCTATTTAATCCCTacaaatctcttcattttgtgaagaataaaaaaaactctcCACCTTCTCCCTCATCCTCTCCCTCACCCTCAAAACCAtagaaacaaatacaaaaaaacaCTCCCTCCCTCCTCTCCCCTCCCTCCTCCCACTTGGAAGCAAACACACCCTTAAAGTTacttcaaattttttaaattaaatgtgtATTTATGTATTGTTTCATTTTCCTTTCtaaatatcataattattttttatattaattaaataaaacgtacaaattaaaaataatatcattttaacatttgaaaataataaataaaaattattttattaaaaagacAGACGTTTAAAAATGATGGAAAAAGAtcacaaaagaataaaaataaaactacgGGATCTAGAACATAAAGCTACTTGTCTAGGTCTAGGTCAACAAGTTTGTCATCGTTTTAgaaatttcataaatatttacaaGTGAGAAAAATatgacaataaataattaaacttcgaagttaaaattaacaataacTAAAAGTTAGATTTTAAAAGaacacttaaataaattttgatttcCTGATATATATCGATATGTTTTTTCAAGCAATCAATAAAATTTTCttgaataaatattaaaaatttgacTTCagtcttttgaaaaaaaaaattatattttattcttattattaccACTAATTTTGATTCCTTTTCTCTATCTATCACCCTAGAATAATcggtttattttcaaaataactttaaaatgttatttcttATATCTATCTTTGGtgtttttgaaatataatagtcaaagattaattaattattagaatTATGAAAAgaagtattttaaaattattttagactAACTTAATTCTTCTCTTTGTGTTATGATAGAATATTCAATAATTTGACCATGAAAACGAACACTGGTGAGATAATAACAACATAAAGAGTTGACTGAGTCACATAAACCACGTAGAACCAAACAATTCAAATCGGCGGTTTGggtccaattggtgaatttgtagctAGGAGGAAACCCATGTTTTTTATAACAAGTATCGATATTATcagaaggaaaacccactttgcgaAAACAAACCGTCTCAGTATGACcgtatttaccacaaaaattgcatgtaatagtgtgactaatattaagactagggttttcattagACATTGTCTAAGAGATTTTGAAAcacaatcaagattttgaaagagaacagaaaagATAACCAAGAACAGCAAAGGGGGAAATAAAGATCAAATAGAAACGCAACATAACTCTTCATTCAAAGAGCTCTGATACCGTATTACagtgaagatgaatattccttgtctgatgtggtgcatcaaatggagCGTACGTAATCACAATGAAGAAAGGGAGGTtatgatgaaccctaattgcaaatgaaaaagagacaatgacttaagcataaaagagaaaaaaacatataaaaaaaaatacaaaagaaatttttatttacttatgtattagagaataaaatacataatatatataagaaGAAAGACTAAGATCTAGttgaaacagaaaagaaaaaaaagttcgaccaaacaaacaaaattcaataacttaataaaaaaagttgaacaaactttaaaatgttgtttcttATATTATCTTTAGtgtttttgaaatataatagtcaaagattaattaattattaaaattacgaaaaaaaagtatttcaaAATTACTTTAGAGTAACTtcagttttcttttttattttctacacATGTATCTGTAAGTATTGACTGCCAAAAGCATTAAATGGTTGTAAGTCTTGGTCAAGCTAACATATGTAGCTATCTTGTACAACTATCATGATGTAAATACATTGAAGTGTCACATCGTTACACTGTTTTTCAAAGTTACTCTAAATTAATCTGTTCGTGTTATGATAGAATATTCAATAGTaaaatatactttaattttGGATTTAATTTTGGAGTTgtatataaatttagaaataaatatatataataaaaataaatttataataaataatataaaaaatataaaaaatattaaaataataatattaaaaattataatacgattatataaaaaattgaaattatgaatatatcattaccttatttaataatttcaccATGAAAATGAGAGATGAGATAATAAGAACATGAAGAGTTGACTGAGTCACATGAAGTACAACCAAACAAGCTGGATGCTTCAATCCAAACTGAACCGATCGGTTCAAACCGGCGGCATTTTTGTCAGTATAAACATACTCgcagaagatgaagaagaagaagcaaacacACTAGCTTATAGCTTACAACAATGGAATTGAAGGTGCTGACACAGATGCAAGTGAccctgctgctgctgctgattGTGTTGACAAGAACAGGAACTGCAGCAGATGACCAAGACCTGCTCGGCTGCCCGAACAAGTGCGGAGATGTTTCGATTCCATACCCCTTTGGCGTAGGTGTGTCAGATATCACGGGAAAGAACTGTTACTTGGAGAAAAACTTGGAACTCAATTGCACTGACTCCATTCTATACGCAGGTAACGTCGAAGTTCAGAACATAACCCTCGTCGGTCAAATGGAGATGAATTTCTTCGTCTCCAGTATCTGCAAAATCAACATTTCTAACGGAAAAAATAAATCCAACACACCCACACTCCAAACTGCATCCTTCACTATTTCCAGCACGGACAACAAGTTCGTGAGTATAGGCTGCGACACGTACGGGTATCTCAACAGTTACGTCGACCAAGCTAAATACTCAACAGGGTGCTTGACAAGATGTGACAAGAATGACCCGAATGTGAAAAATATGCAGAGAAATGATGGGAAATGTTCGGGCATAGGGTGCTGCCAGGTGGATATACCTCCTGGAATGAAGAACATCAGTATACAAGCATCCTCCTTTGATGATTTCAAATCCTTTTCGGGTAACAGCTGCAGCGTTTCGTTTGTGGTGAAAAATGGCGGGTACAGTTTCAAGATGGATCATTTGAAACACATCCCATTCGATAAGGCTCCCATGGTGGTTGATTGGACTGTTGGAGATGGTGCCTGTAACGTTTCCAAGAATAACGACAACTATGCGTGCACCAGTAATCATAGCGTTTGCGAGGACCCACCCTATGCCAATCGAAATGGCTACCAATGCAAATGTAAACAAGGTTTTGTGGGCAACCCTTACCTTCGCACTGGTTGCACAGGTAAATTACTTAACTATGCTGCCTCTAAACAAATGGATATATATATTTCAGCTTTGGTATTTTACGAAATGATTATTTGTGTTTGGGCTTTGTAGACTTTTTGGAATGTACAACGGGCAATCACAATTGCGCAAGAGATGAGTATTGTCATGATATTCCTGGCTCTTTTGAATGTTTATGTCCTGTTGGACTAACCGGAAAAGCAACAAACGGAGGTGGAGGATGCCAACCAAAAAAGGAGGATGATGCATTTACCAAGATCGTCATTGGTGAGCATATAATTAAGCTCATTagagttttgtttttcttcccTTTTGGCAAGACACTAAATTTTCACTTGAGTTTTgccttatttatattttgatatataaCAGGATCAGGTGTAGGATTAATTGCTCTATTTGTGGGGGTTTCTTGGCTGTACTTGATGCACCAGAAAAGGAGACTGCTCAAATTGAAGGAAAAGTTCTTTCAGCAGAATGGGGGCATCATTCTAAGACAGAAACTCTCTGCAAGAGGAGAAACGTCTCAATCCGCCACAATTTTCAGTGTTGAGGAACTAAAGAAAGCCACCAACAATTTTGATGAGAGTTTAATCATTGGTAGAGGAGGTTTTGGAACAGTTTTCAAAGGAGTTCTCTTAAATAACGAAGTTGTGGCCATCAAAAAGTCCAAAATAATGGACTCGAGCCAAGTGGAGCAATTCATCAACGAGGTCATTATACTGTCACAAATTAATCACAGGAATGTGGTTAAACTCTTTGGTTGTTGTTTAGAGACAGAAGTTCCTTTATTGGTCTATGAATTTGTTGAAAATGGCACCCTTTTTGATTATTTGCATAAGCAAGGCCAGGTGCCTAATGTAAGTTGGAAAACGCGTTTAAGGATTGCTACAGAAGCAGCTGGAGCTTTGTCATATCTACACTCGGAAGCTTCCATACCCATCATCCACAGAGATGTGAAAACTGCTAACATACTCTTAGATGAAAGTAACACAGCCAAAGTGTCTGACTTTGGAGCTTCACGATTGGTTCCACTTGACCAAACTGAAATAGCCACAATTGTGCAAGGAACCTTTGGCTATTTAGACCCAGAGTACATGCAATCAGGCCAATTGACTGAAAAAAGTGATGTTTATAGCTTTGGGGTAGTGCTTGTAGAACTTCTAAGTGGGGAGGAACCTTTCTCTTCTCACAAGACAGAAGAGAAACGAAGTCTCACATTTCATTTTCTTAGTAGCTTGGAAAAGGATTCCCTGATTGATGTTCTTGAGAATGATATTCTGGATGAAGAAAATAAGCAGGAGATTATGGAGGTTGCTATTCTTGCTGCCAGGTGCTTGAAACTTAGAGGGGAGGAAAGGCCTAGCATGAAGGAAGTGACAATGGAATTGGAGGGAATAAGGCATATGGACAAACACCCTTGGACCAATACAAGCCAAGATTTTGAGGAGAGTCAATACTTGCTTTCTGAGCCACAAAGCACTCCTGAACATGGTTACAGTAGTGGCCAACAAAGTACTGGATTTGATAGCTTGAGAGAACTTGAATTAATTAACTTTGGTAATGGGAGATGACACACCACACCAACAATATCAATTCCCACTTCACTATTTtagttttctttatttattgttaAGTTAGTctcattatattataattttattctaattaatGTATGTATAGGCAATATTTATAAATGTTTACCTTTACttactttattaatataaaagacATTTTTATGTTGAATATTTAAGACTAGGAGATCTAAAGTTAGGTTGTACACAATATCTGATATCCGATGTAAAAAATGCATATTTATGTTAGATTATAAACTAGTCGGCGtgaataaataagaaaaaaatgtcaaaaaatTATGTCGTTCAGAATATGGTTTGACATAAATTTTAAccaatttcaaaaaaatataattgattttgattcaaaaccaaaaccaaaacttgaaatacataaaaatacCAATCCACATAGGTACAATATAAGTCAAACATTTCAAcaaaaagttttataaaaaatatctaatcTAACCTAAAAAGTATCTAAACAAGGAAATAAAGATATCTACACTAGTTTGGTTGTccattgttttcaaattttttaaatggAGATTGATCATTAAATACTTAAAACATTTGACATATATTATTAGacaatatcataaaaaaaaatgttgaaatgTGTTATCCAGAAAATGATTGTGATAAAGGAGATGAATATGGATGAATGAGATGAGTGTGGATGAAGGATATAAGTGTGAATGAAGGAGATGAGAAAAAGAATGTGGATGAAGGAGATAAATGTGgtcgccacaaagtttaatgtggcggttttatGCTACCCGCCGCAACACCCACAAATTtaacactatgtttaaagtgaTGAGTTTTATATGTAATTAGTGTCAATTATAACTATAACAATTTAATTCATTAAAGAAGATTTCGGTGCCATTATATATAAGGTATAATGTGACGTTTTTAATTTTcagtattataataaaattgtaaaaataatacgTCGATTTCaactaacataattttaattctaaataaatgaaatttaaccaccattttttataatctggtttgtacaattaaactaaacataatatattttcataataaaataaaataatatataaagttataagcatccattcatttcattgaaaatcAAAGCAcacataatatttttcaaaagttgatacataattgaaaattaaaacccataaaaagttcatacatccctaatcaagtttaaaattaaaacacacatccATAATTAGTTTTGCTTCCAGCACTTGATCTGATTAGATTAGGTGATAGAGCACCACTTCCATTATCTGATGCccgaaataaataattttaagttaatgaatttgaatgtttataattataaaataaaagacaccaataaatatttaaatatattaatatctcATTGATGGATACATGAACCAAATTAGTTGTCATTGCTGCAAAATGTTTTGAAACATCTTTTCTTGAAGCAATATATACAAGCAAAGTGTTCATTTGAGTTACCTTGTCCTCCACATTTGAGTTACCACCACTCTGTAGAATAATTTGTCTCTTCCTTATATCTCTATTTCTATTACATTctacaaattaaaaatgaaatcaattttatataaacttaaagtaaacttattaataataaaaaaaagaatttacCACTACAGAAGAACTCAAACCATCTCAATATCATACTCAATATTACAATATGATAATACAAAAGTAATCAAAATTTTCCTCAAACCTCTAAACTTAAAAAGAGTccagataaataaattttaaaaagatgaaattttgaatgatataaaaaataaatatttataatataaatatagacttttattttttattcatttaaactttatttttaaataaaattcatgCCATaccatttatataatttaaagagATAAAGCAGGTTGTGACCTTCGTAGAACGCGTTAGAGTACCAATATTTGTGGTTATTAATACAGACCAATTCTTTTATTTTGCCTAGGAGTTTGAATTAATCAAAAGTTAATGCAAATTCAATGCAAGGTAGGATATTCCTAGGAGAAGTGGTTCTTATTAAGCCACTTGTCCAATCCATGATCCATATTGACCTCACATCATGCTTATTTGCCAAAATTAAATCACCCTATCATCACGTTCAATCAACTCAATTCtaatggagaaaaaaaatatagtttactAAATGAAAAGTCATTAAGTATTAATTTACTAACTAAAtctaataaagaaataaatttttattttcttttttgataTTACCATCTCACATCAcatgatttaataatttaagaGGATATacatccaaatccaaataaattagTTTGATGTAGTACTtgatttctttaaatttaatctCAGATTTCTAGGTGTTAATctaatttgttctttttatatttGTCTGCAATTTGCAAATTTATTCAAATCTATTACTTATGCAACAACTTTGTTCTCAAATAAGAACCTTAATtcttaattaaaaaagaataagCCTTAATGAATGACCTGCTCCACTCACTATTCACTATGCTTTTAGAGACAAGAACCGAATACTTGTTAGTCTAAAGCAAAAATCACAGTTTATGTGTGTTTGTTCTTCTCATCCTCATACCCAGatgctcttcctcttcttcctaaAAACTGTGCTCCTGATCTAACATTTCCTTTCATTAGAGCATTAGAGTGCCCTGATAATAAAGCTTCGTGAAATGGAATAAAATATGTACTAACTAAAGTCTGAATATAAAGAGAAAATAGTGTTTAAAGATTTACTGAATGGAATTGTTTAACTATAAATTGAATACTGTTGGCATGTCTTCAATAACCAGCTACTAACTGATACTTCTCGCttgtatttaaataataaatccTTTTTCACTACCAAAATAATGGATCCAAATCAAAAGACTTAACTAGTCTCAAGATGTATTTTTCAATACTTGTTTCTGTCCCTTGGCTCCCCATGTCAAGAGAGCATTTCAATGCTAATATACTTACAAAGTTGCTTTTTCCCATTTTAGAAAATGCATCTAATAGTTTCTTCCGCTTTAT from Phaseolus vulgaris cultivar G19833 chromosome 1, P. vulgaris v2.0, whole genome shotgun sequence carries:
- the LOC137814028 gene encoding putative wall-associated receptor kinase-like 16 isoform X2 — encoded protein: MELKVLTQMQVTLLLLLIVLTRTGTAADDQDLLGCPNKCGDVSIPYPFGVGNVEVQNITLVGQMEMNFFVSSICKINISNGKNKSNTPTLQTASFTISSTDNKFVSIGCDTYGYLNSYVDQAKYSTGCLTRCDKNDPNVKNMQRNDGKCSGIGCCQVDIPPGMKNISIQASSFDDFKSFSGNSCSVSFVVKNGGYSFKMDHLKHIPFDKAPMVVDWTVGDGACNVSKNNDNYACTSNHSVCEDPPYANRNGYQCKCKQGFVGNPYLRTGCTDFLECTTGNHNCARDEYCHDIPGSFECLCPVGLTGKATNGGGGCQPKKEDDAFTKIVIGSGVGLIALFVGVSWLYLMHQKRRLLKLKEKFFQQNGGIILRQKLSARGETSQSATIFSVEELKKATNNFDESLIIGRGGFGTVFKGVLLNNEVVAIKKSKIMDSSQVEQFINEVIILSQINHRNVVKLFGCCLETEVPLLVYEFVENGTLFDYLHKQGQVPNVSWKTRLRIATEAAGALSYLHSEASIPIIHRDVKTANILLDESNTAKVSDFGASRLVPLDQTEIATIVQGTFGYLDPEYMQSGQLTEKSDVYSFGVVLVELLSGEEPFSSHKTEEKRSLTFHFLSSLEKDSLIDVLENDILDEENKQEIMEVAILAARCLKLRGEERPSMKEVTMELEGIRHMDKHPWTNTSQDFEESQYLLSEPQSTPEHGYSSGQQSTGFDSLRELELINFGNGR
- the LOC137814028 gene encoding putative wall-associated receptor kinase-like 16 isoform X1; the encoded protein is MELKVLTQMQVTLLLLLIVLTRTGTAADDQDLLGCPNKCGDVSIPYPFGVGVSDITGKNCYLEKNLELNCTDSILYAGNVEVQNITLVGQMEMNFFVSSICKINISNGKNKSNTPTLQTASFTISSTDNKFVSIGCDTYGYLNSYVDQAKYSTGCLTRCDKNDPNVKNMQRNDGKCSGIGCCQVDIPPGMKNISIQASSFDDFKSFSGNSCSVSFVVKNGGYSFKMDHLKHIPFDKAPMVVDWTVGDGACNVSKNNDNYACTSNHSVCEDPPYANRNGYQCKCKQGFVGNPYLRTGCTDFLECTTGNHNCARDEYCHDIPGSFECLCPVGLTGKATNGGGGCQPKKEDDAFTKIVIGSGVGLIALFVGVSWLYLMHQKRRLLKLKEKFFQQNGGIILRQKLSARGETSQSATIFSVEELKKATNNFDESLIIGRGGFGTVFKGVLLNNEVVAIKKSKIMDSSQVEQFINEVIILSQINHRNVVKLFGCCLETEVPLLVYEFVENGTLFDYLHKQGQVPNVSWKTRLRIATEAAGALSYLHSEASIPIIHRDVKTANILLDESNTAKVSDFGASRLVPLDQTEIATIVQGTFGYLDPEYMQSGQLTEKSDVYSFGVVLVELLSGEEPFSSHKTEEKRSLTFHFLSSLEKDSLIDVLENDILDEENKQEIMEVAILAARCLKLRGEERPSMKEVTMELEGIRHMDKHPWTNTSQDFEESQYLLSEPQSTPEHGYSSGQQSTGFDSLRELELINFGNGR